AGTTAGGGCTACTAGTCACAGCTACGCAATAGTTAGGGCTACTAGTCACAGATACGCAATAGTTAGGGCTACTAGTCACAGCTACGCAATAGTTAGGGCTACTAGTCACAGCTACGCAATAGTTAGGGCTACTAGTCACAGCTACGCAATAGTTAGGGCTACTAGTCGAAGTTAGCTAATCAATCAagcaacttgcctagttaaataaaggtaaaaacctCTAGCCCAGTTGCTTTGCGGCTCCCAGTTTAATTTCCAAAATAAAAGTCTAGAGCTTGTTTTAGAACTACATTCAATTTTTAAGTcggttgagaacaaattcttattttcaatgactgcctaggaacagtgggttaactgcctgttcaggggcagaacgacagatttgtaccttgtcagctcgggggtttgaacttgcaaccttccggttactactacaacgctctaaccactaggctaccctgccgcccccaataGCGACGTTATACCAGTAGATGAAGTTGCTGAAGGCTTGGCCTTCAGCAAATGACTTGTTAAAGGCACAGAAGAGCCTTGTCTTGAATAACCACCTGAGCTGCAAAATAGAAAGTTAATATGATTAGGCTGTCCTGAGCGAAATAGCCAAGGGTTCCCAAATGGTTTTGACTATAGCCTATTCTTATTGCCAAATCTGTTTTCCCTATCATCCTATCAGCAACAACCATGCCAATGTTTACACCCTCAGCCCAGAGTTAAGCCAGCTTCAAACtattttgtttaaaatgtattttgaggCCTGTTAGCTAGGGTCTCTTTTTAAGGGGAGCCTTATAATAAAAAGCTATAATACACAAATAGAGTTCTACAATTATTCTACAAGACACCAGTATCCAAAATGATAGCCTAAGTTGCAATGCCTACAAGTTGAAggactattttttttatttggatAGGCCTAAATTAAACATTGAATTATTAAAGTGGAAGGCTAAAGAACTTGGGAATTTTGGCTAATTTTGAATACTCACATGGATTTCAATAAACAAATGGATAAAACTGTTCTATTCTCTTTGATTTAGTTCCTATCGCAATTCACAAATGACTAAATGGATGACATGCTGACTGAACTGAATGAAGGATTAATTAAATGTTGGAATGATGCGTTGAACGAGTCATGCATGCTCTACGCTTTTTTTTGGGCTAGTAGTCAAATAGGCCTCCAGAACGGCATGAGGGATGCTTTTCTGAGGGTGAGGGATGCTTTTCTGAGGGTGAGGGATGCTTTTCTGAGGGTGAGGGATGCTTTTCTGAGGGTGAGGGATGCTTTTCTGAGGGTGAGGGATGCTTTTCTGAGGGTGAGGGATGCTTTTCTGAGGGTGAGGGATGCTTTTCTGAGGGTGAGGGATGCTTTTCTGAGGGTGAGGGATGCTTTTCTGAAGGTGAGGGATGCTTTTCTGAGGGTGAGGGATGCTTTTCTGAGGGTGAGGGATGCTTTTCTGAGGGTGAGGGATGCTTTTCTGAGGGTGAGGGATGCTTTTCTGAGGGTGAGGGATGCTTTTCTGAAGGCGCATGGAGATCACAAGCGCTTCAACTGGGCAGCAGTGTCGGGATGGAGGGAATAGCCTATACAGAGACTACCTAAGACCACTGCAACAGAGTTATTGTAAAGTGTGGGAATAAGCTTATGGCAGGCTTTGCCTATGCTTAACCTCTCCCTTTGTTAATTTCAAAAGTCCATAGGTTCATGACCCAATTCATATAAATCATATTAACCCCTCCTACCGAATATGCTTTGGCAAGATTTTGAGTGATTAGAAAAAAGAAATTGAGTTCAAAGAGTTCATACATAATTAATAGATTCACAAAACAGCCATTATTATTctgtttcattattcctggtagatactactggttactACTGTTTAACACATACTGTGTTTTGCTTGTTCGCGTAGCACTCCTCACAGGCCATTTGGTGTATGTTTTTGTTGGTAACATGAAACTGACAACCTTAAGTTATTATTGTACGTCAGAATTGCTGCACAAGATTTGTTCAAGTCTAAAATGTTAGGCCGTAATCGTAACATGGCGTTTGAATGTTCACAGATTTTATGCATGACTTTTCTTATGATCCTAACAATTTATGTATGGATTTTCTTCCGATCCTGCTGATACGTACGTTCAACATTTTGGCATGTATCTCACTCCAtattccgacctgaagatcactgctGTCAATGACTTGACCTCGTTTCTTTTCGAATTCCCAGTTGTCCTGAAAGTACAAACTGTCGATCATGTGACAACGTGTTGTTTTGCAAGACTCTCGTAACGCCCTGGATCAGAGCTATAAGCCAGTGGTCAGGATCTATGAGTGTGTTGGTACAGCCTGGTTGGCCATGCATCTTTTCTCTTTTTCTGCAGAAAATTTGTGTTCTTCAATGTTCCACAAATTCAGTACAAAAATCCTTGGGTTCAAATTATGATGTTTAAGAACATGACACCATCGCCATTCCTAAAGTTCTACCTAGGTGAGTCCAATTCTGTACTTACTATGATTGATAGAACCTTTAACTATGCCTCTATTTTACATGTTTGTGCATCTGTCATTACTGCATAAAGTCTGTGGTTGTGATTTTATCAAGTctattgtttcctgttttgttgttTAGAAGTCTGACATGGTATATCCTTAGAATTAGAAAATAATTAGTAAATGAAAAGGATCTGTATATCTCTTccatatagatgatggagagcAGGTGTTGGTGGATGTGGAGGGGAAGGACCATAAACAAATCACCCAACATGTCAAGACTATTCTTGGCAAGACCAAGTAAGTACTGATAGTACCATAATCTCCGATACCCATTCTCATCACAGCCAACTGCTTGATTTGGTTCTATAACAGGGATGTGTTCATTAGTCGAATTCCTTTGCAAAACGTTTGGTCGGTcacaaaacgttttgcaacaaacGGTTTACTCTAGGAACCaaatggaagcaaacagaacGAAAAGGGGTGGGACCTACTTGCatctgtccaatagaaactatTGTTTTTCATATGCAAatcattttgcaacagaatctgACTAATGAATACATCCCAGAAGTGTAGATGTGTAGGCCTCCCTGGGTTGCAGCAGTCTGTTTGTCATGACAACCACAAATGATTTGGCTAAGCTAAAGCATAAACAGACTAGTCCTCAGGCTAGATACCAGTAAATAAGCCACAAGTTAATGTCACTGACAGTAGCCTAATGTCAAGAGGAATGTTAAGGTCCAATGCAGACATTTTTATAAAATCATTGCTGGGTAACAATTAAAGTACCCTAGAGGTTTGAAACtctcccaccaaaacaggctgatatTTCAGGCAGTCttgtcaaacagctcttacactaaaagggcattatcgttttcacaatttcaccgaattattccaacctcagtgtggaaatatacacAACACAGGAAACTCACGTTTTTGAATGCACTAGCCCTTTAAGGTTAGGTGTTACTCTTGTCTaagtgtataatataatattactgGTTAATTTGTCTTCTCATCATTGTCTATTCTCTCCCCTTCTAGTGAGGTCCTGCAGGCTGAGGCTTTAGCCAGGATGGAGGCTGCTAACCCAGCCAACTTTGGGCCCAAGAAGTACTGTCTGAAGGAGTGTATCTGTGAGGTGGAAGGCCAGGTTCCCTGCCCGGGCACCACGCCGCTGCCCAAGGAGATGACTGGGAAATACCGCACACAGATGGCAGCCGCACAGGACTGAGACTGGACAGCAATACTACTATATCAAATATGTTTCACTGGAAATACTGTGGATTTGTTTTTGTACATTAAAGGAAATAGTTTGATTTTATGTCAGCGGTTGTAAATAAGGATGATTGAGACTGATGAATTAAAtcaagtgtgtatgtgtggagtTTGATGCATAATATTTGCAACACACACTTGCATCCTGTAATGTCGATAAATGAAAATGCCACCCTTCCAATTTTTCATAGGTCATGTCTTTAATTAGTGTTGAGTGATGGAGCCTCAATAgctgtgtttagacaggcagccctgtTCGGATGTTTCAATAATTGGTCTTTTGTCAATCAGctctgaaaagatctgatgtgattagtCAAAAGACCAATTTAGTGGGGGGGAATCTGAAttgagctgcctgtgtaaacagagCCAGTGACAGGTAAACAGGCAACATTATGAAAAAGCTCAACAGTTCATTAATATTTGCCACAAATAAATTATGCATGTTTCAAAAGGTTCTGTTTAGCTACAACACAGTTGAGTGTGCATGAGACTACAGCAAACAATACTGCTTTAGTTCAACTTAATATCAAGTACTGTTGTATAAGGCAAGGAAATTAGTACTTGGATACAAAGTACAACAGGAAACAGTACAACAGGAAACAGTATGTGATAATACTAGGTAGCATTGAATCGGTTTAGTGTTTTTTAATTACCAATGAGAAATCAAGAATCCAAAGAGGGAAACTAAATGTAAGTTTTGCCAAGACCTTATGAATACAGAGTAGAAGGCTGATGCTGTGACAGATGGAGCATTCTGGGTAAAGTAACCTATTATTCTGTGCCTCGGACCTAAACATCTCCAGTGCAACAACTGTGTTGTGTGTTAATTGGTAAGTGCAGTTAAGAGAGACTTGGTTGAACCAGTTGCATAAATACATACTGTAGTTAAGTTGGCATATGAGAAAGTACACTGGATGTTTGCAGGGTGAGAAAGTAAGTTCAGAGCAGGACAGATTCTGACCCTACCATCATTGGTGCACTAAGAGAAAACACAGGGTTAGGATTTGTCTCCACTGTGTTGGGAGGAG
Above is a genomic segment from Oncorhynchus gorbuscha isolate QuinsamMale2020 ecotype Even-year linkage group LG10, OgorEven_v1.0, whole genome shotgun sequence containing:
- the mrps25 gene encoding 28S ribosomal protein S25, mitochondrial — encoded protein: MPMKGRFPIRRTLEYLQKGEVVLKNRVKILTVNYNTHGQLSDGARKFVFFNVPQIQYKNPWVQIMMFKNMTPSPFLKFYLDDGEQVLVDVEGKDHKQITQHVKTILGKTNEVLQAEALARMEAANPANFGPKKYCLKECICEVEGQVPCPGTTPLPKEMTGKYRTQMAAAQD